One Streptosporangium sp. NBC_01495 DNA window includes the following coding sequences:
- a CDS encoding class I SAM-dependent methyltransferase, whose protein sequence is MRWNARAYDSSFGYVSAHGAPLVELLDPQPGERIVDLGCGTGVLTAEITSRGARVLGIDGSQAMIEKALAQHPGLDFIVGDGRNFTVAQPCDAVFSNAALHWMGQEPDAVITSVREALTPGGRFVAEMGGAGNCAALTAALSTAWREYGLPEPGLPWYFPTPAEYATRLEKGGFTVRLLEYFDRPTPLDECPGGAADWVRMFAGSLLKEVPAEMVDPLLRRVNELAAPALRRETGWMADYVRLRFAAVRR, encoded by the coding sequence ATGAGGTGGAACGCTCGCGCCTATGACAGCAGCTTTGGGTACGTTTCAGCACACGGCGCCCCCCTGGTCGAGCTTCTCGACCCGCAGCCGGGGGAGCGCATCGTGGATCTCGGCTGTGGCACCGGGGTGCTGACGGCCGAGATCACCTCCCGGGGCGCCCGCGTCCTGGGGATCGACGGATCGCAGGCGATGATCGAGAAGGCCCTGGCGCAGCATCCGGGGCTGGACTTCATCGTCGGCGACGGCCGCAACTTCACGGTCGCCCAGCCGTGCGACGCGGTCTTCTCCAACGCCGCCCTGCACTGGATGGGCCAAGAGCCGGACGCGGTGATCACCAGCGTCCGCGAGGCCCTCACGCCGGGCGGGCGGTTCGTGGCCGAGATGGGCGGCGCGGGCAACTGCGCCGCGCTGACGGCGGCGCTGTCCACCGCCTGGCGGGAGTACGGGCTGCCCGAGCCCGGCCTGCCCTGGTACTTCCCCACCCCCGCCGAATACGCCACGCGGCTGGAGAAGGGCGGCTTCACCGTCCGCCTGCTGGAATACTTCGACCGGCCGACCCCGCTCGACGAGTGCCCCGGCGGGGCGGCCGACTGGGTGCGGATGTTCGCGGGTTCGCTGCTCAAGGAGGTGCCCGCGGAGATGGTCGACCCACTGCTCCGCCGGGTGAACGAGCTGGCCGCCCCCGCCCTACGGCGGGAGACCGGCTGGATGGCCGACTACGTGAGACTGCGGTTCGCGGCCGTACGCCGCTGA
- the dapC gene encoding succinyldiaminopimelate transaminase, with amino-acid sequence MNGLPDFPWDRLTPLKELAASHPDGIVDLSVGTPVDPVPAVVRQALADASDSPGYPLTYGTERLRSAAAGWLRRRHGVILDQANVLPLIGSKEFVAWLPTLLGVGPGQRVILPELAYPTYDVGARIAGAEPYATDGLLGLGPERVPLVWVNSPSNPTGRVLPAEHLRKVVSWAREHGAVVASDECYIELGWEERPVSILHPDVCGGSHEGLLAVHSLSKRSNLAGYRAGFVAGDPVLVKRLLEIRKHAGMIMPAPVQAAMAVALDDDEHADEQRARYAARRAALRPALEAAGWKIEHSTAGLYLWASNGAGCWDQVRALADRGILVAPGDFYGTAGDRHIRIAMTAGDERVGAAVRRLQ; translated from the coding sequence ATGAACGGTCTGCCGGACTTCCCGTGGGACCGGCTCACGCCGCTGAAGGAGCTCGCGGCGTCGCACCCCGACGGGATCGTCGACCTGTCGGTGGGCACGCCCGTCGACCCGGTGCCCGCCGTCGTGCGGCAGGCTCTCGCGGACGCCTCGGACAGTCCCGGATACCCGCTGACGTACGGCACCGAGCGCCTCCGCTCGGCCGCCGCCGGGTGGCTGCGGCGCAGGCACGGCGTGATCCTCGACCAGGCGAACGTGCTGCCGCTGATCGGTTCCAAGGAGTTCGTGGCCTGGCTGCCGACGCTGCTCGGCGTCGGCCCCGGGCAGCGGGTGATCCTCCCCGAGCTGGCCTACCCCACCTACGACGTGGGAGCGCGCATCGCGGGCGCCGAGCCGTACGCCACCGACGGGCTGCTCGGGCTCGGGCCCGAGCGGGTGCCGCTGGTCTGGGTGAACTCCCCGTCCAACCCGACCGGCAGGGTGCTGCCCGCCGAGCACCTGCGCAAGGTCGTCTCGTGGGCGCGCGAGCACGGCGCGGTCGTGGCCTCCGACGAGTGCTACATCGAGCTGGGCTGGGAGGAGCGGCCGGTCTCGATCCTGCACCCGGACGTCTGCGGCGGCTCGCACGAGGGCCTGCTCGCGGTGCACTCGCTGTCCAAGCGCTCCAACCTGGCCGGTTACCGTGCCGGATTCGTCGCGGGCGACCCCGTGCTGGTCAAGCGGCTGCTGGAGATACGCAAGCACGCCGGCATGATCATGCCCGCGCCGGTCCAGGCGGCGATGGCCGTCGCCCTGGACGACGACGAGCACGCCGACGAGCAGCGGGCCCGCTACGCCGCCCGCCGCGCGGCGCTCCGTCCCGCCCTGGAGGCGGCCGGCTGGAAGATCGAGCACTCCACCGCGGGCCTGTACCTGTGGGCGTCCAACGGGGCGGGCTGCTGGGACCAGGTCCGCGCGCTGGCCGACAGGGGAATCCTGGTGGCGCCCGGTGACTTCTACGGGACCGCGGGCGACCGGCACATCAGGATCGCCATGACGGCCGGCGACGAACGCGTCGGTGCGGCGGTGCGCCGCCTCCAGTAG
- the fdxA gene encoding ferredoxin translates to MTYVIAQPCVDVLDKACIEECPVDCIYEGERMLYIHPDECVDCGACEPVCPVEAIFYEDDLPEQWKDFYKANVDFFEDLGSPGGASKVGKIEKDHPVVAVLPPQAESH, encoded by the coding sequence GTGACCTACGTCATCGCGCAGCCTTGCGTGGACGTCCTGGACAAGGCGTGCATCGAGGAGTGCCCCGTCGATTGCATCTACGAGGGTGAGCGGATGCTCTACATCCACCCCGACGAATGCGTCGACTGCGGCGCGTGCGAACCGGTCTGTCCGGTAGAGGCCATCTTCTACGAGGACGACCTTCCCGAGCAGTGGAAGGACTTTTACAAGGCGAACGTGGACTTCTTCGAGGACCTGGGATCGCCCGGCGGCGCCTCCAAGGTCGGCAAGATCGAGAAGGACCACCCGGTCGTCGCGGTCCTGCCCCCGCAGGCCGAGAGCCACTAG
- a CDS encoding ABC transporter substrate-binding protein, whose amino-acid sequence MTVRTSAAAAVILTATIAGCGAPAPQNVQFPPLNPQAASLKEGFSTMERLVEAARKEGALTVIALPRDWVNYGEIIDTFSEEYGIKVHQLEPDASSAREIAAAAALKPDVFDLSMDVAAAKATLFAPYRVQGWQDIPDRLKDHRGFWYAGYGGYMSIGYDPSKVTAPVSFSDLLKPRHSVSLPGDPREVSAAFNGVMAVSLRGGEARAERGVEFFHRLKNAGNLAATPKAASVLVDWDYHNAERAAVDKTWKVTIPGDAVLGAYYVQAINRQAPHPAAARLWQEFLFSDKGQNLFLKGYARPVRMEALQMRGTLDHELAAKLPATSARPVILSIPEIDRARAYLQREWAKKVR is encoded by the coding sequence GTGACCGTACGTACCAGCGCCGCAGCCGCCGTGATCCTCACGGCCACGATCGCCGGATGTGGCGCCCCGGCTCCTCAGAACGTCCAATTTCCGCCCCTCAACCCGCAGGCGGCCTCCCTGAAGGAGGGCTTCTCGACGATGGAGCGCCTCGTCGAGGCCGCCAGGAAGGAGGGGGCACTCACGGTGATCGCGCTACCGCGCGACTGGGTGAACTACGGCGAGATCATCGACACCTTCTCCGAGGAGTACGGGATCAAGGTCCACCAGCTGGAGCCCGACGCCAGCAGCGCCAGGGAGATCGCGGCCGCGGCCGCGCTCAAACCGGACGTGTTCGACCTGAGCATGGACGTCGCCGCCGCCAAGGCCACCCTCTTCGCCCCGTACAGGGTCCAGGGCTGGCAGGACATCCCCGACCGCCTGAAGGACCACAGGGGCTTCTGGTACGCCGGATACGGCGGCTACATGTCCATCGGCTACGACCCGAGCAAGGTCACGGCCCCCGTGTCCTTCTCCGACCTGCTCAAGCCGCGCCACAGCGTCTCGCTGCCCGGCGATCCCCGAGAGGTGTCCGCGGCCTTCAACGGGGTGATGGCCGTCTCCCTCAGGGGCGGCGAGGCGAGGGCCGAGCGGGGCGTGGAGTTCTTCCACCGCCTCAAGAACGCCGGCAACCTCGCGGCCACCCCCAAGGCGGCCTCGGTCCTCGTCGACTGGGACTACCACAACGCCGAGCGGGCCGCCGTGGACAAGACGTGGAAGGTCACGATTCCCGGCGACGCGGTGCTCGGCGCCTACTACGTCCAGGCCATCAACAGGCAGGCCCCGCACCCGGCCGCGGCCCGGCTCTGGCAGGAGTTCCTGTTCTCCGACAAGGGACAGAACCTGTTCCTGAAGGGATATGCCCGGCCCGTCAGGATGGAGGCCCTCCAGATGCGCGGCACCCTCGACCACGAGCTGGCCGCGAAGCTCCCCGCCACCAGCGCGAGGCCCGTGATCCTCTCCATCCCGGAGATCGACAGGGCCAGGGCCTACCTCCAGCGGGAGTGGGCCAAGAAGGTGAGATGA
- a CDS encoding putative acetyltransferase yields MGKRVTTRRRVPEGFRDAVGELEFWRDGVLGVRRRNGTLVEIDEETLAAAKVVPESPRPRA; encoded by the coding sequence GTGGGCAAAAGAGTCACCACTCGGAGAAGGGTTCCCGAGGGATTCCGCGACGCGGTGGGTGAGCTGGAGTTCTGGCGGGACGGCGTGCTCGGTGTGCGCAGGCGAAACGGCACCCTGGTCGAGATCGACGAGGAGACTCTCGCCGCGGCGAAGGTCGTCCCGGAGTCCCCGCGCCCGCGCGCGTGA
- a CDS encoding DUF4178 domain-containing protein, whose product MTPEVAVILGLSVATLVLLFVAFFATTRQDTEAGESERSGETPLPSVEAAQPPAQPSTGHVGIDYPDPRTIKVGDTIECRGVRSRVLGALYLSWQGSQWTEYLLDDGTRRYQWLSIQMRAGLAAGDPPHLEVLLWTPVPTEGMIPAKATLSVEGVDFFPVDRGTAAFRGEGVTSMPERGLLDFADYRAADGRLLSFERLQGKRWSASHAQSLAPGTIRIEKKKGG is encoded by the coding sequence ATGACCCCCGAGGTCGCCGTGATACTCGGACTGAGTGTGGCCACGCTCGTCCTGCTGTTCGTCGCGTTCTTCGCGACGACGCGTCAGGACACGGAGGCCGGCGAGTCCGAGCGTTCCGGCGAGACCCCCCTCCCCTCGGTTGAGGCCGCGCAGCCGCCGGCCCAACCGTCCACGGGCCATGTCGGCATCGACTACCCCGACCCTCGCACGATCAAGGTCGGCGACACGATCGAGTGCCGGGGGGTCCGCAGCAGGGTCCTCGGCGCCCTGTACCTGTCGTGGCAGGGCAGCCAGTGGACCGAATACCTCCTCGACGACGGCACCCGCCGCTACCAGTGGCTGTCGATCCAGATGCGCGCCGGCCTGGCCGCCGGTGATCCGCCGCACCTGGAGGTGCTGCTGTGGACGCCGGTGCCCACGGAGGGCATGATCCCTGCCAAGGCCACGCTGAGCGTCGAGGGGGTCGACTTCTTCCCCGTCGACCGGGGCACCGCGGCCTTCCGCGGGGAGGGCGTCACCTCGATGCCCGAGCGGGGCCTGCTCGACTTCGCCGACTACCGGGCCGCCGACGGCCGCCTGCTCAGCTTCGAACGCCTCCAGGGCAAGCGCTGGAGCGCCTCCCACGCCCAGTCCCTGGCCCCCGGGACGATCAGGATCGAGAAGAAAAAGGGCGGCTAG